Within the Tursiops truncatus isolate mTurTru1 chromosome 19, mTurTru1.mat.Y, whole genome shotgun sequence genome, the region TTACATTTGGGAGTGTGCCCATCCAGTGTCTAGGATCTTCTGTCTCCTAGGTTGGACCAGGGTGCTTTACTCTGCTGGAGTTTCACCCCTGATGGAAtgtcccctcctgccccctcagAGAGGTAGCATGGGCTCCGAAGGGGGTCCTGTGTGCCCATCAGAAGAAGCCTGGACATGGCAGGCATCCCTTAGAGGGAGAAGTGATGCTCAGGGCACCTGGGAAGGAAGGAGCAAGGGTGACTGCTCCCGGAGCTGGATGGTGGAGGGGCTGGGCAACTGCTGTCCGCTGGGCCAAGGACAGGCCCTCGAGCCAGGAGTACCAACACTTGTCATATTTTGTCGTAAAGCCTAGAAATCTTTGCTCTGTGGGGTGTAGAGATGGGAGGGAAGGGCCCACAGGACACCATGTATAGCTGTCCCCAAGGAGCTCTTGGAGTCACAGGATTgctttccccatttcacagatgggaaaactgaggactAGAGACTCCATAGATGCACCAGTGACCACTTTCTCTCTGCCGCTTTCCAGTTTCAGCCGATCCCATGAAAGAAAACCTAAGGGAGCTGGCTTTGGCTGCTGAACTTGATATTTATTCTAAGCTCTGCATTCATGCTCAGCTTTGCCAGGTCTTTCCTGGGATACCCAGCCAAGGCCATCACTCCTGGGGTCTCATGGGGTCTCTGGGCAAACAGTGCCCTGCTTCTGACCTGGCACCAGCTGCCTGATCAAGACAGCAGAGCTGGAAGGGCTGGGACCACTGAGGCCAATTCTACTCGCcatcacccattttacagatgagctaaCTGAAGCAGGTACATAGGAGTGCCCACAGGAATCACTGAGCCCCCAAGAGTCCTGGCTACCCGAAATCCGTTGGATAAGAGTGTGTGGACCACTTGCTGTCTTGCCTGGGCACCTACCAGAATATAGGGAACCTGTTCCTAGCCATCCATCATCTAGGACAGGGTTGGTGGCCACACCTCTCAGGTGGGGAAACCGAGGACTGGagatattaaataacttgcctacgGACCCACAGTTGGTCAGGACGGAAGACCCGACTCCTCAAGGGGAGAAAGCTATAGGGTACTCAAGCGTGTGCAGCCCTGGTCCAGCCatgccctgctctgtgcctcagtttcccatctataTAGGATGAGGCTGGACAGAGGGTCCCTGAGAACCCCCCACTGGACACCAGCACAGAGCCCCCTGGAGGATGCCCCCAGGGTTCCTTTCACTTGACACAGCAAGAGCACGTTAAGAAGGAGGTCAGGTCACTTGCACCCttcttattttgaatttctgtGCCTAAATGGTGCCCCAGCTACTCACTCCATCTGAGctgatgttttgttttggtttttttttttcggtacgcgggcctctcactgctgtggcctctcccgttgcggagcacaggctccggacgcgcaggctcagcggccatggctcacgggcgcagccgctccgcggcatgtgggatcctcccggaccagggcacgaacccgcgtcccctacactggcaggcggattcccaaccactgcgccaacagggaagcccctgagctgaTGTTTTAATTGGCCCTTTTTCTAATTTGTCTCAGACATTTTAACTTGTATTCCAACTCACATCTTCATTCAGccatttatttctcaaatatttcctaGAGCATCTATCACGGGTCAGGTACTAATAAAAGGGACTAATACGGTATCTGGTGTGTGCGCAGCCCTGATCTGGTGCCTGACTTAACACTCACACCAGCTTCATGAAGGTTATTGTGCCCCTTttgcaggaaactgaggctcagagaagttaaataacttccaGGCACCGGCTCATCTTGTTCACTTACCTGGGTCACAGACAGAGTTATGCATAAAATGAACCCCAGGACTCCCGCTGCCCACCCTCCCCTGAGTACCAGGGAGACGATTCTGAAGTCAGACCAGCCTGCGTTGGTGCCCTGCCCACCATTTACCAGCTCTCGATCCTGGGCAGCTCAAAGTCTCAGTTCTTTTACcataaaatggagacaaaagCCTCCTACCACGTACAGCTTCAGATGAAGTGAGGGGGTGGGTGTTGAGTGCAGAATGTGTAGCGTGCACACCACAGGCATTGGCTCGGCTGGCTGGTCACACTCATGAGCCACGTGACTCGGGCTAAACCTCGGTTGCCTTATCTGTTATTGGAGTCCCGATAGATTATCGTGGGTGTCAAATCAGATAGTGGCTGTGAAGAGCCTGCGTGTATGTGAAGTGGGTATAACAAGTTGTTAGTAAATGTTTGCTTCAAgatgaagggagagaaaagggaaggataCATTCCAGACTCCTTGCTTTGGACACTGAGATTTTGTTTACACGTGtaatatgaaatgaaatattggTTTTTCTGGACAAGCCAGCAGCTCTCTCTCAAGTCATCATTAAGCTACTACCTTTGCTTAAAGTCACCTCATTTAAAATTCAGAGCAACTCGATAATATAAGGATGCTAACTCTAAGAGAAGGTCATGCTCAGCCTGGGAGCGATCAGTCCAGCAAAGAGCCAGACCCAGGTTTCACATCTGACAGTCGGGCGGATGGCTAGGTGGGCAGTGGAGGGCTCAGCAGTGGGGACTGTGGAACCCACCAGGACCCACCAGGAACCCCAACACAAGTGGGCACTCACTGTTCTCTCTTGTTTTCCTGGCAGCCTTGGAGCATGGCAAGTCCCAGGCACGCCAGGAGCCCTGGATGGACAACACCcgtagcccagtgcatggcaggGACCAAGCCGAAAGCATCAGCCCCTGGCCCAGACCTCCCACGTCCAGGACCTGAAGAGCACTTAGGTGGGCTTGAGGCTTGGGGCTTGGTCGGGGGGATAGAGGTTTGAAGACATTTGAAATACAAATGTGCATACTTCAGTGGATGCCGTGAGAAACAGGGCAGCTCACTTAACTTGTGTTATCCCGAAGTGGACACTGAGACAGGGATTCGGTGCGAGTGGTTTATCCAGGAGACAAGGCCAGGAGGTATGGCAGGGGAGTGGGCAACCGAGGAAAGGAAGGGCAGGAAACCAGTACGGGATGTCGATGAAAAGATTACCACTGTGGGCAACTCGGGCTCTGTCCCAATGGGGGTTGTCTGGGAGACCGTATGGATCACACCTTAGAGCTGTCCCATCCCGGCGGCGAGGAGGCCAGCCTGCTATCCCCTGGTCCCATCCTCCATTGGCAGAGGTACGCTCCACAACGTGCTGCAATGGCCCAAGAAAGCCCTCACGGGGAGAGTCCCAGGTGCTTCCGAAAGAAGCCAGTGGGATGTTCCACAACAGTCAATGCCAGTGAGGGGGCATGGCCGGGCACTGACAGTGTCTGCTATAGCGCCAGCTCCTGGAGCAAACATCTGCCATGTGCATGCAACCCTTCAAGATGTGCTGGCTGACCGCCTGCTCTGCTCCTGGCCCTGTGCAGGCACTGGGGAAGCAGGAGCAGTCAAACACCGTGCTGGCCTTCAAGTTTAGTAAGGAAACGGATCTGTAGAAAACAATGTAAGATGCCATGGAAAAGGCACAGGGACAAGGTGGGAGGCTCTCATTCTAACACCAAAGGGCAGTTGAAATGATATATGGGTTGGGTCTTGAAGGACACATTGGAGAAGGGCTCCTGGGACACATGTCCCTTGAAATAAAATGTACAGTGGTTTGTGCatttggggagaggaaggattCTAAGCTTTCCCAAGATTCTCAGAATGGCCTAGGGCTCAAGTGAGGTTTAAGAAACACTTCCTTTTTGAGGCAGGGAAAGAGGATAGCATTTGAGGCAGAAGAAGTGGTATGTGCAAGAAAAAGCAGGGAGTGTGGGAcatgagaggagagaggaagggccgGCCGAGCTGAACCTGGAGCCCAGCATCCTCAGAGCTCCCCCCACCATCCGCTGGTGTGCGCTCAGCCGACAGTAGGGAGGGTGGAAACCCACCAGCCACATCCCTGCTCTTCCGGAGCATGGGGTTTCGCAACAGGCAGAAGTGGACGACGTACCACAAACACACTGCATttcaccaccaagaagcctcttGGGGACGCTGGgctcttccaggttgcccatggCGAGATGGATTCAGCCAGGTTGGGTGTAGGGGTCTGACTGATGCCCGACTGGGTCTATCCAGggtggaaaggaggagagggataATCACAGCGTTTCCAGATTCCCACGGCTCATCCCAGACAGACCCAGCCATCTCCCCAAGTCCTTGCCCCCAAAGCACACTGACCTGTGCTAGTCCTTAAGAGTGTGGTCCTTCCAGATGCCCACGACAGCCAAAGCTCCAACTCCAGCATGACCACGCGGGAGCTGCAGGAGTACTGGCGGACCCAGAAACGCTGCTGGAAGCACGTCAAACTGCTCTTCGAGATCGCTTCCGCCCGCATCGAGGAGGGGACAGCCTCCAAATTTGTGGTAAGCAGAGACCAAAAAGTGATGGCGCGCCTTCACGGCCCCCTTCCCGGCCCTGGGCAAGGCTGGTTGCACCTCAGTCTCCCTGACCAGGAAATGGATTGACACACTTTAACTCACAGAAGTCTTCTGGCAAAAAAACGGTCCAAAAGTGAGATTTCACGCTCAGCACCGTGACGGCTGGAGAGTCAAGGTGCCTAAGCCTAAGAAGCAAACTGCCCAGTTTAATCCCATGTTACCCGGTATTATCATCTGTGTCCCTTCTTCATTGTTTTTGATATCctcatatcatttttattatgtacctcagtttttctttaaagtggatcactttttaaaaacactgaatggATTTATTTCAAAGGGAAATACCTTCAATGGAAAACCAGTATCACACGGCATAAGAAAAGgtcattataaaagtaaatacaaGGAAAGCTCAGGGCTGTTATTAAATTCTAGCTGGTTACCATGGCAGGCGGAAAGCTGGGCTTGGGGCTGTTTTTCTTTGGAATGGAATTTCAGCCTATGTTGGGGGAGAGGTTAATGACTATGGAAGAGCCACACAGCCTTTCTTTGCCCCCCACCATTCCCCAAATGGGAGtggagtaataataatagctgaccCTGAGTGCTGACTGCACGTCATGGTTTCAGTGCattgattcatttaatcctcacccaGTGAGGCAGGCTACTATCCTCATTCTCtggatgagaaaacggaggctcagagaggttaaagtaCCTACCTAAAACCACACGGCTAGACCGTGGTGGGCTGGAATTATAACCCAGGCAGTCTGCGCCCTTAATCAGCATTCtcttgaaagagaagagaagagaatagtTTTCTTACTTATAACATCACTGCCAGTATATCACCTAAAACCATCTCCCAGGAGTTCCAcacctggaaaacacagatcTTATTAATTCAAGCCTCCCAGTTCAGGAACCTGAGGCCCAGTTTTGACCACGAAAACCAAGAACGCCCCAGGTCCCCCGCACGGCAGGTTCCTGTATGGCCTTTCTACCCCAGGATGCCTCCACGTCGCTGTGTTTGTTATTCTCCGGTTGACTCTTGTCACGATTCGCTGTTACAGCTCAGCAAAGGCTAATGGCAATTTAAAACAGAATTGCAGAAAACCAGCCCCCATTTCCAGGGTATGCTTTAAGGTCATCGTTATTGTATTTCCCGGGCTCTCTCTGTCAGTTCAAACCCTCCGTGACAGTGTAGTCAAAGGCCCTCTCTCTTTGCACCGCAGATGTACCAAATCGTCGTCATCCAGACGGGGAGTTTTGACAGCGACAAAGCCATCCTGGAACGGCGTTATTCAGACTTCGAGATGCTCCAGAAGAAACTCCTAAAGACCTTCCGGGAAGAGATCGAAGATGTCGTCTTCCCCAAAAAGCACCTGATGGGAAACTTCACCCCGGAGATGATCTCCGAGCGCAAGCTGGCCCTCAAAGAGTACCTAGGTCTGCTCTACGCCATCCGCTGCGTGCGTCGCTCGCGCGAGTTCATCGACTTCCTCACGCGGCCCGAGCTGAAGGAGGCCTTCGGCTGCCTGCGCGCGGGGCAGTACACCAAGGCCCTAAACATCCTGGTGCGCACGGTGCCGCTACAGGAGAAGCTGACGTCCCACTGCCCCGTGATGGTGGTGCCGTCCCTGTGCGCCATGCTGGTGTGCCACCGCGACCTGGAGTGCCCCGCCGAGGCCTTCGCCGCCGGGGAGAGGGCTCTGCAGTGCCTGCAGGCCCGGGAGGGCCACCGTTACTACGCCCCGCTGCTGGACGCCATGGCCCGCCTGGCCTACGAGCTGGGCAAGGACTTTGTGTCCCTGCAGAAGAGACTGGAGGAGAACCAGCTCCGGAAGCCCGCCCCCTGGGGCTTCACCCTGAAGGAACTCACCGTCCAAGAGTATCTGTACTGAGCCACTCCCCGGGGAAGCTGGAGAACTGGGGATCACCATGGCTCGTGGGCTTTTGGGGGTTGATTCTGAGCGGAAAGAGCCACTTTGGGCTCTAGCTTGTGGGATGACTTTGAACAAGCCCCTCCTCTGGTCCTCCGTTTCCCCATCTATGTTAAGCGGAGATGCTTCCGGGCATCCTTGGAAGCCTCTACTTGtgtcctgtgtccccttcatGCCAGGCCCACTTCGTCTCAAAACCACAAACCCAGCCGCCAAAACACTGGAGAGTCATATCAACCTTACTGGGGTTTCTGTAGGTAGCTGGAGGAGAGGTTTAAACTGCACATCACAGACAAAGCTTGATCCATTTCCTCAGAGACATCTCTCTTTAGCTGCCCTGAGGCTTTCCTCTTTGTTCCTCCCCCTCAACCTTGCTGGTAAGTATTCCCACCTATCATCCTAAGTATTCTAGCTCTTCCCTGGTAGGCCCAACTCAGCAAGACAAAAGGTCACCTACTGCTCCTCAAAGCCAGCTTTGTCCCCAGGATGAGCCATACGTCATCCTTTGAAGGGCGAGAGGATCCTGGGCTAGAACCAGCAATCATTGCCTGGGGTTGGTTTCCATTTGTAAGGCAACTGTCCCTTGAATGGACTTTCTGGATTACGTAGACATAGCCCTGACAGGAGGTGGGACCTCTGGGTAGAAGAGATTGAATGCTCGACGCCTCCCCATCTGAAGGACAATGGATTGGGATGCCCTTAACCGAAGTCTGCTGTCAGGCCCCCCAGGTGAAGTGGATTCTGGGCCAGTGACCTGGGTTCAGCGCAGGGCAGGAGTTGATGGTACAGGCTGGTTTGGACCCCATATGCCTATCAGGCTAGTAGTCCCTGAAGATCTAAACCATGTGGCTGAGGTTATTATCAGGGTGAGGCTGTAACTTGGGAACCGTAACCTGGGGCGCCACACTGGCCTGAACCAAGATCTAGCTCAGCAAAGAGCAGTGGGCAAGCATTCACTGAACTACACCGAACATATTCAACAGCAACACCATGCGGCAACACCTGGAGTGGCCCAACCAGGCTCCTTCCTGGAGGTTAGACACAGACTGAcaccttcagaaaaagaaagttttcaaGTATCTCAATTTACTCCAGGAGAAGGACACTTTAAGTGGGAGAGATTGGATTTCTTGGAAATCTGGGCAGGTGGATAATTAAAGTGTTAAacggaaaaataaaaagagctgcAATTCTTTTGTAATAGTAAAGAAGATCATATTGATTTTACAAGTCATTTCATCAAATACAAAATGCTGCTGTCAACTGTTAGACGCACCAAATattcactaagaaagaaaaaaaaatgcccaacATGGGGAGTTTAGTAGGCGTTTCCAGCAAAAAGCTGGGAGACAAAAAAGAGTTAGCTCCCAATGTAATGGTCCACGTAGAATAAACCTGCCTTGTAGAAAGGGACAGTGAGGAAAGGCATGAATCAAATTTGACACTGAGTGGAGAGTGCGGACTCTAGAACTGGAACTGCAAACTGGTACTCACCCAGGTTTGGGGTCTAAACACACACAGTGTGGTCCCAAATCCTCAAGCTGAGAAGTCATGGTAAAGAGGTTTCAGATGCAGGTGTTTCAGGTACCTTGCACCACAGATGCAAATTCTGAAGGAAGTGAACATAGATCCAGGCCAATAGAGAGGAAGATGCCATTGACTTCAGAGGTGCTAAAGCGCAGGGGGTGGAGGGTGACTGTGCATCtgaaaatcacatatatatagtatacttGTGTGTGGTGTCGAGACAGAGGAAAAAACCTTACGCAAGGTAAAAGGGAACTAAGAAATCATATGGGAGAGTTTCCCATCAGTACCCTTAAAGAAGGGCTGGGTACCACAGAGTAAGGAAAAGGACTTACTCTGGCTTCTGAAAAGGGCCCACCCACAATGCATAGCTTCAGGCCTCCCACGTTGTCTCCTCCTGGTGATGCTAGATGCTGCCCTCCCAGTTCTTTTGATGGCCTTGGCCTGTAGGTCCACTGGTGTTTCTTCAGGCCACGCACAGTGTGTCTTCATCCACTCCGGGTGTCCAACGGCCTCTC harbors:
- the SNX20 gene encoding sorting nexin-20, yielding MASPRHARSPGWTTPVAQCMAGTKPKASAPGPDLPRPGPEEHLDAHDSQSSNSSMTTRELQEYWRTQKRCWKHVKLLFEIASARIEEGTASKFVMYQIVVIQTGSFDSDKAILERRYSDFEMLQKKLLKTFREEIEDVVFPKKHLMGNFTPEMISERKLALKEYLGLLYAIRCVRRSREFIDFLTRPELKEAFGCLRAGQYTKALNILVRTVPLQEKLTSHCPVMVVPSLCAMLVCHRDLECPAEAFAAGERALQCLQAREGHRYYAPLLDAMARLAYELGKDFVSLQKRLEENQLRKPAPWGFTLKELTVQEYLY